A DNA window from Oryzias latipes chromosome 5, ASM223467v1 contains the following coding sequences:
- the acy1 gene encoding aminoacylase-1, translating into MLPDKDGPDVGGGQRSPDGEDPSVTLFREYLRLKTVHPEPDYDAAVRFLSRIAVELELPLKKIEVCPGRVVSIMTWEGTEPQLKSVLLNSHTDVVPVYQEHWKYDAFKAFKDAKGDIYARGSQDMKCVTIQYIQAVRKLKAQGWKPARTVHLMFVPDEEVGGHKGMETFVTQPEFQKLNIGFALDEGLANPGEAFTVFYGERNPWWITIHCPGSPGHGSRFVENTAAEKLRQVINSFLDFREKEKQRLNTSECFTLGDVTTVNMTMVKGGVAYNVIPAEMDVSFDLRIPPTVNLQDFERQIQEWCAEAGQDITYEFAQKHMNQNITSTDDTDPWWSAFSAACKSLNMTLEKEIFPAATDSRFIRAVGIPAIGFSPMNRTPILLHDHNEYLNEEVFLKGIGVYERLIPALTSVPALAGEA; encoded by the exons ATGCTCCCTGACAAGGACGGGCCAGATGTTGgaggaggtcagaggtcaccggACGGAGAGGACCCCTCCGTGACTCTGTTCCGAGAATACCTGCGCCTGAAAACGGTCCACCCAGAACCCGACTACG ATGCTGCTGTCAGATTCCTGAGTAGAATCGCAGTGGAACTCGAGCTTCCTCTGAAAAAGATTGAG GTTTGTCCAGGAAGGGTTGTGTCCATCATGACATGGGAAGGAACGGAGCCCCAGTTGAAGTCTGTCCTGCTGAATTCCCACACAGATGTTGTACCTGTTTACCAG GAACATTGGAAGTACGATGCTTTCAAGGCTTTCAAAGACGCAAAGGGCGACATATATGCTCGGGGATCACAGGACATGAAATGTGTGACGATACA GTACATCCAGGCAGTCAGAAAACTGAAGGCACAGGGATGGAAACCAGCACGCACTGTGCATTTGATGTTTGTTCCCG ATGAAGAAGTTGGAGGTCACAAAGGAATGGAAACCTTTGTGACGCAGCCGGAGtttcaaaaattaaacattGGTTTTGCTCTGGATGAAG GCCTGGCCAATCCTGGGGAGGCATTCACTGTGTTTTATGGAGAGAGAAACCCCTGGT GGATTACTATTCACTGCCCCGGAAGTCCAGGTCATGGGTCACGGTTTGTGGAAAACACCGCTGCTGAGAAGCTG cgGCAAGTCATCAATTCTTTTCTGGACTTTAGAGAGAAGGAAAAGCAACG GCTAAACACCAGTGAGTGTTTCACGCTGGGAGATGTTACGACGGTGAATATGACAATGGTCAAAGGGGGCGTGGCTTACAATGTCATCCCAGCTGAAATGGACGTCAGCTTTGACCTTAGAATACCCCCAACAGTCAATCTACAG GACTTTGAAAGACAGATCCAGGAGTGGTGTGCAGAAGCAGGACAAGATATCACTTATGAGTTTGCCCAG AAACACATGAACCAGAATATCACATCAACAGATGACACTGATCCCTGGTGGAGCGCCTTCAGTGCTGCCTGCAAGTCATT AAATATGACTTTGGAGAAGGAAATCTTTCCAGCTGCCACAGACAGCCGTTTCATCCGAGCT GTGGGAATCCCTGCTATTGGCTTTTCTCCCATGAACCGCACTCCCATTCTGCTCCACGATCACAACGAGTATCTGAACGAAGAAGTGTTCCTGAAAGGCATCGGCGTGTACGAAAGGCTCATCCCAGCTTTGACGAGCGTGCCCGCCTTAGCCGGCGAGGCTTAG
- the abhd14a gene encoding protein ABHD14A has product MNFLRNRLVVVCLGLLATLLLYLLLPSIRQGSMEPSLKAQRFAVLATSPPGHSAINVSIRTGQLPGDPPLFFREALPVDGAGRQIIPRLQVVLLHGQAFTSKTWEELGTMAILANNGYQALAVDLPGYGQSPDSEALKSEQNRVDLLSKLMESLGIKAGVLVSPSMSGHYSIPFLMKNGAQLKGFVPVAPVGTRSYSPQEYQTVQTPTLIVFGALDTNLGAQSHKNLMQLPHHSVLKLEGARHACYMDKPREFHQGLVEFLSKLK; this is encoded by the exons ATGAATTTCCTGCGGAACCGCCTTGTGGTCGTGTGCCTGGGGCTTTTGGCCACACTGTTGCTGTACCTTCTGCTGCCTTCAATTCGCCAGGGCAGCATGGAGCCGTCTCTAAAAGCTCAGCGCTTTGCCGTGCTGGCCACCTCGCCCCCTGGGCATTCAGCCATCAACGTATCCATTCGCACCGGGCAGTTACCCGGGGACCCGCCTCTGTTTTTCCGAGAAGCGTTACCTGTGGATGGAGCTGGACGACAGATCATACCAAG gctgcaggtgGTCCTTCTGCACGGGCAAGCCTTCACTTCAAAGACCTGGGAGGAGCTGGGTACCATGGCGATCCTGGCAAATAACGGTTATCAGGCTTTAGCTGTGGACCTGCCAG GTTATGGACAGTCTCCAGACTCTGAGGCTCTAAAGTCTGAGCAGAACCGCGTGGACCTCCTGTCAAAGCTCATGGAGTCTTTAGGCATCAAGGCGGGTGTCCTGGTGAGCCCCTCCATGAGCGGACATTACTCCATCCCGTTCCTCATGAAGAACGGCGCTCAGCTGAAAGGCTTTGTTCCCGTGGCTCCAGTCGGAACGCGGAGTTACTCCCCGCAGGAATACCAAACCGTTCAA ACTCCCACTCTGATCGTGTTCGGAGCCTTGGACACAAATCTCGGCGCTCAGTCTCACAAGAACCTCATGCAGCTCCCCCATCACAGCGTGCTGAAGCTGGAGGGAGCGCGCCACGCGTGCTACATGGATAAGCCTCGCGAATTCCATCAAGGATTGGTGGAATTCCTCAGCAAGCTGAAGTGA
- the LOC101161047 gene encoding hyaluronidase-2, translated as MEGMVPAGQLLLTLFTSWIVACAADTKQTNWPLYSQKPVLLVWNAPTQECGTRHGVTLTLNQFDIVATPNEGFVRQNLTMFYKERLGLYPYFEHGGAAVHGGLPQLASLSQHYEKMPDSLQRYIPEPGAKGLAVIDWEEWRPLWIRNWDAKDIYRRKSCDLVAEKNLKWTPGEVEKVALQEFELSARKFMVETLKLGKSLRPKQLWGFYLFPDCYNHNYKEGLRNYTGVCPAVEVERNNQLNWLWMECTAFFPSIYMDSVLSSTNYGRLFVRNRVKEAMRLASVGDGLARPVFVYTRPTYNGQMTLLTETDLVSTIGESVALGAAGVIFWGDTSYASTTSCNILNKYLVGSLGRYLLNVSTAAEQCSKHLCRSLGRCFRREPDRDVYLHLSSATHSITSPSGQLRVTGAPGKAELAFFRTHFQCQCYGGYKGKGCELKEKVQNRASSVMGMWALCLLLPLALLFLLH; from the exons ATGGAGGGAATGGTTCCTGCTGGTCAGCTGCTTTTGACTCTGTTTACATCATGGATAGTCGCTTGTGCAGCTGATACAAAGCAGACAAACTGGCCTTTGTATTCCCAGAAGCCGGTCCTTTTAGTGTGGAACGCTCCAACCCAGGAGTGCGGAACACGCCATGGTGTTACTCTGACTTTGAACCAGTTTGACATCGTGGCGACTCCCAACGAGGGATTTGTCCGGCAAAATCTTACCATGTTCTACAAAGAACGCCTGGGCTTGTACCCGTATTTCGAGCATGGAGGCGCTGCGGTTCACGGCGGACTTCCGCAGCTCGCCAGCCTGTCCCAGCACTACGAAAAGATGCCCGACAGTCTGCAGAGGTACATACCAGAGCCCGGGGCGAAGGGCTTGGCTGTTATCGATTGGGAGGAGTGGCGCCCGTTGTGGATCAGAAACTGGGATGCCAAAGACATCTATCGAAGGAAGTCGTGCGATTTGGTCGCCGAGAAGAACCTCAAGTGGACCCCAGGAGAAGTGGAGAAAGTGGCGCTGCAGGAGTTCGAGCTGTCGGCTCGTAAATTCATGGTGGAGACGCTGAAACTTGGGAAGAGTTTGAGGCCGAAGCAGCTGTGGGGCTTCTACCTGTTTCCAGACTGCTACAACCATAATTACAAGGAGGGCCTGAGGAACTATACCGGCGTCTGTCCTGCTGTGGAGGTGGAACGCAACAATCAGCTTAACTGGCTTTGGATGGAATGCACAGCTTTTTTCCCATCCATATATATGGACTCTGTTCTGAGCTCCACAAACTATGGCCGTCTGTTTGTCCGAAATCGGGTTAAAGAGGCAATGCGACTAGCCTCTGTCGGGGACGGACTCGCTCGTCCTGTTTTTGTCTATACCCGGCCCACCTACAACGGTCAGATGACCCTGCTCACTGAG ACGGACTTGGTTTCCACCATAGGTGAGAGCGTTGCTCTTGGAGCTGCTGGTGTCATCTTCTGGGGAGATACTTCGTATGCGAGCACC ACCAGCTGCAACATCTTGAATAAATATCTTGTGGGATCACTGGGTCGGTATCTCCTCAATGTGTCGACAGCGGCAGAGCAGTGCAGCAAGCACCTGTGTCGGTCCCTCGGTCGATGTTTCCGCCGAGAACCCGACCGGGACGTGTACCTTCACCTCAGCTCGGCTACACACAGCATAACGAGTCCGAGTGGCCAGCTGAGAGTCACAGGAGCTCCTGGAAAAGCAGAGCTGGCTTTTTTCCGAACACATTTCCAGTGCCAGTGTTACGGTGGGTATAAAGGGAAAGGTTGTGAGCTTAAAGAAAAAGTGCAAAATAGAGCCTCCTCTGTAATGGGCATGTGGGCTTTGTGCCTTTTACTCCCGCTTGCACTACTCTTCCTGCTTCACTGA
- the LOC101161547 gene encoding ras association domain-containing protein 1 isoform X5: MSKCELIELKDLSLNDPIELAAPSVHNTPPPVKSGQTSHHRVVRLVGDIVNIETSVHHPEEAALGHSFQPYSYTHLTWCDLCGEFIWGLYQKSLRCTNCSYTCHYRCQPFIQLKCSAPGSGSTETDTDDSIESDTNVDEQITIGLHDLTPAEIQQRVKEYNAQINNNLYMVDNKDGSFTGFIKVHFQLVRPVSLPPLPQCQGLVQGEEQQGRCMKRRTSFYLPKDSAKHLHISSETRVREVIQALLNKFTVVDNPAKFALFERTEKQSYVSMRKLSADERPLHLRLCAGPSETLLCLVLKENDTGDVNWDAFSFPELCNFLQILQREEEEHVRQIVRRYTLAKERIKQAMAQINTPG; the protein is encoded by the exons ATGTCCAAATGTGAACTGATTGAGCTGAAGGACCTCAGTTTAAATGATCCCATCGAGCTGGCGGCTCCATCCGTCCACAACACCCCGCCACCCGTAAAGTCAGGTCAGACCAGCCACCACCGCGTCGTCCGTCTGGTTGGCGACATCGTCAACATCGAGACTTCCGTCCACCACCCAGAAGAAGCTGCTCTTGGTCACAGTTTCCAGCCCTACAGCTACACACACCTCACCTGGTGTGACCTTTGTGGGGAATTCATCTGGGGTCTTTATCAAAAGAGTTTGCGCTGCACCA ATTGCAGTTACACTTGTCACTACCGCTGCCAACCCTTCATCCAGCTGAAGTGCAGCGCTCCTGGAAGTGGATCAACAGAGACCGACACGGATGACTCCATTGAGAGCGACACTAATGTG gatGAACAGATTACAATAGGTTTACACGATCTGACTCCTGCAGAGATTCAGCAAAGGGTCAAAGAGTATAATGCCCAGATTAATAACAATCTGTACATGGTGGAT AATAAAGATGGCTCCTTCACTGGTTTCATCAAAGTTCACTTTCAGTTGGTTCGCCCCGTCTCactgcctcctcttcctcagtgcCAGGGTCTGGTGCAGGGGGAAGAGCAGCAGGGCAGGTGCATGAAGCGACGGACATCTTTCTACCTCCCCAAAGACAGCGCAAAGCACCTGCACATAAGCTCGGAAACACGGGTACGAGAGGTCATCCAAGCGTTGCTCAACAAGTTCACCGTGGTGGACAACCCAGCAAAGTTTGCCTTGTTTGAGCGCACAGAGAAACAGAGCTATG TGTCCATGCGTAAACTCTCTGCCGACGAGCGTCCTTTACACCTGCGCTTGTGTGCCGGCCCCAGCGAAACCCTTCTGTGTCTGGTTTTAAAGGAGAACGACACAGGAGACGTAAAC TGGGATGCCTTTAGCTTTCCCGAATTGTGCAACTTTCTGCAAATCTTGCAGCGTGAGGAAGAAGAGCATGTGCGGCAGATTGTGAGACGCTACACTCTCGCTAAAGAAAGGATAAAACAAGCCATGGCTCAGATCAACACTCCTGGTTGA